The Mauremys mutica isolate MM-2020 ecotype Southern chromosome 1, ASM2049712v1, whole genome shotgun sequence genome has a segment encoding these proteins:
- the LOC123363138 gene encoding olfactory receptor 52E4-like: MSDSNRTDFTNPSTFILLGIPGLEAAHIWISIPFCAMYAITVLGNFTILFIVKKEPSLHGPMFYFLCMLAITDLVMSTSIIPKMLSIFWFNSREINFSACLTQMYFVLSFSTMESGMLAAMAFDRYVAICNPLRYTTTLTNSAVAKIGLAVVMRSGILALPYPFLVRRYPYCRTNIIPQFYCGHMTVVKLACADIRINSYYGLFNLFSVIGMDVFLIAVSYTQIIRAIFRLPTKDARLKTFGTCISHLCAISALYIPDLFSSLIQRFGHNVPLHFLILITSVYQLVPPMIHPIIYGMRTKQIRGRLLQLFTHFCPRQFPYSCRPGVDSFSPVLGRMSGGGFFLSPS, from the coding sequence ATGTCAGATTCTAACAgaaccgacttcaccaacccctccaccttcatcctacttggcattcctggcctggaggcagcccataTATGGATCTCCATTCCCTTCTGTGCTATGTACGCCATAAccgtcttggggaacttcactatcctgttcatcgtgaagaAGGAGCCaagcctccatgggcccatgttctatttcctctgcatgctggccatcaccgaCCTCGTCATGTCCACATCCATCATACCCAAAATGCttagcatcttctggttcaattccagggagatcaatttcagtgcctgcctcacccagatgtactttgtTCTTTCATTCTCAACAATGGAGTCTGGAATGCTTGccgccatggcttttgatcgttACGTGGCCATCTGCAATCCTCTGAGATATACCACTACCCTGACAAACTCTGCTGTGGCCAAGATAGGCCTTGCGGTGGTGATGCGCAGTGGCATACTCGCATTGCCCTATCCCTTCCTGGTGAGGCGGTACCCATATTGCAGAACGAACATCATCCCACAATTCTATTGTGGACATATGACTGTGGTGAAGTTGGCCTGTGCTGACATTCGCATCAATAGTTATTATGGACTGTTTAATCTTTTCTCTGTGATCGGAATGGATGTGTTTCTTATTGCCGTGTCCTATACTCAGATCATCCGGGCCATCttccgcctccccacaaaggatgcccggctcaaaacttttgggacctgcatctctcatctttgtgccatctcagctttgtacatcccagatttattctcctctctcattcaacggtttggccacaatgtgccACTACATTTCCTCATTCTTATTACGAGTGTGTACCAGCTGGTGCCCCCCATGATACACCCCATCATTTACGGCATGAGGACCAAGcagatccggggcaggctgctccagctctttactcATTTTTGTCCTCGCCAATTTCCATACTCCTGCCGTCCAGGGGTTGATTCCTTTTCCCCTGTCCTTGGACGAATGTCAGGGGgaggtttttttctctccccttcctga